The DNA sequence AGGAAAAGTGGTTGCAAGCAAGGAAAGTTGGGTGCCACCAGAAAAGAGGGGTGTGGGACTTGTCTTTCAAAACTACGCCCTTTTTCCTCACATGACGGTGTTTGAAAACGTAGCCTATGGGATCTCTTACCTTCCAAAGCAAGAGGTGAAAAGAAGGGTTAGGGAGCTTTTGGAGATGGTGGGCCTTGCCCACAAGGAAAAGCACTATCCCCATCAACTATCGGGGGGAGAACAGCAAAGAGTTGCCTTAGCGAGAGCTCTGGCGGTGGCACCTAAGGTAATGCTGTTGGATGAGCCCTTTTCTAACCTTGATGCGGACCTAAGGAGGGACCTAAGAAAACAGACAAAGAAAATACTCAAGGAACTGGGAACCACAACCATTTTGGTAACCCACGACCAAGAAGAAGCCCTTTCCCTGTCGGACAGGATAGGAGTGATAAACGGAGGAGTTTTAGAGCAGGTGGGCATCCCCTTTGAGGTCTATCACAGACCAGCCACGCGCTTTGTGGCAGACTTTTTAGGTATGGCAGACTTTTATAAGGGAAGAGTAGAAGGTGGAATTTTAATATCGGAGATTGGCAACTTTTCTCTTG is a window from the Thermocrinis sp. genome containing:
- a CDS encoding ABC transporter ATP-binding protein — its product is MWKWDNSEVHLELEGVRKTFGSVSAVKGISLKIYKGEFFSLLGPSGSGKSTILRLIAGLERPDEGTIRIEGKVVASKESWVPPEKRGVGLVFQNYALFPHMTVFENVAYGISYLPKQEVKRRVRELLEMVGLAHKEKHYPHQLSGGEQQRVALARALAVAPKVMLLDEPFSNLDADLRRDLRKQTKKILKELGTTTILVTHDQEEALSLSDRIGVINGGVLEQVGIPFEVYHRPATRFVADFLGMADFYKGRVEGGILISEIGNFSLDGQWKCKSEEVEIMIRPDDVDFEPDPQGEAVIVEVEFLGADIIYSISLPEGKLIHSVKTSRELYPVGTKVRVKIDPNHLVIF